Proteins co-encoded in one Arachis stenosperma cultivar V10309 chromosome 7, arast.V10309.gnm1.PFL2, whole genome shotgun sequence genomic window:
- the LOC130940484 gene encoding protein PAT1 homolog — MVDMDVFGAGGDLGAAPSTQDLRQLGGASSEGAVFDASQYAFFGKDAVQEVELGGLEDDDYLPPVESKEDFFFNRDEAEDVRSLSNIDDLTTTFMKLNKNVSGPRSPGVIGDRGSRENSTSEWPQRDDMNWPDHMNAYDSEGSLDGKRWSSHPHSSLAHLNEPKPLYRTSSYPDQQRQPQQYQLQHRSSEPVANWLDQLFYETETSQDGKRWSSQPHSSFPQLQESKPLYRTSSYPEKQPELTRYSSEPILVPKSSFTSFPPPGGRSQQTSPSHSASHLNISYHAGGAQMGLSSQNLSHLSNSALQLSGLNHGSHFGGNMRQFPTGSALQRIQNQLVNQAALYPGDHSNLLSNMLQQQLHLHNGSISPHLMTQLQQQQHRLHHPVQQSASYLSGFKSHLFNPHLSSSSSLGKYEHMLGLGDVRDHRPKSNQKGKHSLRFSQQNSDASSQKSESGSLQFRSKYMTSDEIESILRMQHAVTHSNDPYVDDYYHQACLAKKAPVAKSKNLFCPTQIREVPARSRSNSDQHAFLQVDAMGRITFSSIRRPRPLLEVDPPNSSVTSSSEQGISEKPLEQEPMFAARVTIEDGLCLLLDVDDIDRFLKCNQLQDGGSQLRRRRQVLLEGLATSLQLVDPLGKNGHKVGLAAKDDVVFLRLVSIAKGRKLLAKYLRLLLPGSELMRIVSMAIFRHLRFLFGGLPADPASLETTSNLAKIVCQCVQGMDLGALSACLAAVVCSAEQPPLRPLGSSAGDGASLILVSVLERATELLTDHHAACNYNMGNRSFWQASFDEFFGLLTKYCMNKYQSIMQSLLIQNPANVDDIGSDAAKAISKEMPVELLRASLPHTDDRQRKLLLDFAQRSVPVVGFNNNAGSSGGSHVNSETVLS; from the exons ATGGTGGATATGGATGTTTTTGGAGCTGGGGGTGATCTTGGAGCAGCTCCTAGCACACAGGATCTTAGGCAATTAGGGGGTGCTTCCTCAG AAGGAGCAGTTTTTGATGCATCACAATATGCGTTCTTTGGTAAAGATGCTGTCCAGGAAGTTGAATTGGGAGGGTTAGAAGATGACGATTATTTGCCTCCAGTTGAATCTAAAGAGGATTTCTTTTTCAATAGAGATGAG GCTGAGGATGTAAGATCGCTTTCCAACATTGATGATCTCACCACTACTTTTATGAAG TTGAACAAGAATGTGAGTGGACCAAGAAGTCCAGGAGTTATTGGCGATCGAGGATCACGAGAAA ATTCGACTTCTGAATGGCCACAAAGGGATGATATGAACTGGCCTGACCACATGAATGCTTATGATAGTGAAGGTTCTCTGGATGGCAAAAGATGGTCATCGCATCCCCATTCTTCTCTCGCCCATTTAAATGAACCTAAGCCCTTGTACAGAACGTCTTCCTATCCTGATCAGCAAAGGCAGCCACAACAATACCAACTCCAGCATCGCTCTAGTGAACCCGTTGCTAACTGGCTTGATCAACTTTTTTATGAAACTGAAACATCTCAGGATGGCAAAAGATGGTCATCACAGCCACATTCCTCCTTCCCTCAGCTACAAGAATCAAAGCCTTTGTACAGAACATCTTCATATCCTGAAAAGCAGCCGGAGCTTACTCGTTATTCCAGTGAACCAATTTTGGTACCAAAGTCTTCATTTACTTCTTTTCCTCCTCCTGGTGGCAGGTCTCAGCAGACTTCTCCTAGTCATAGTGCAAGCCACTTGAACATTTCATATCATGCTGGAGGAGCTCAGATGGGACTTTCATCTCAAAATCTATCTCATCTTTCTAATTCTGCACTACAGTTGAGTGGATTAAACCATGGGTCTCATTTTGGTGGAAACATGCGCCAGTTTCCTACTGGTTCTGCTCTTCAGCGAATTCAGAATCAACTGGTCAACCAGGCAGCGTTATATCCTGGAGATCATTCAAACCTTCTTAGTAATATGTTGCAGCAGCAATTACACCTTCACAATGGATCAATATCTCCACACTTAATGACTCAATTACAGCAACAGCAACACAGATTGCATCATCCTGTTCAGCAATCTGCAAGCTATTTATCAGGTTTCAAGTCCCATTTATTTAACCCCCACCTTTCTTCTAGCTCGTCTCTTGGAAAATATGAACATATGCTTGGTCTGGGTGATGTTAGAGATCATAGaccaaaatcaaatcaaaaaggaaaacatagtctCCGTTTCTCCCAACAGAATTCTGATGCCAGTAGCCAGAAGAGTGAAAGTGGTTCATTACAGTTTAGGTCCAAATATATGACAAGTGATGAAATTGAGAGTATTCTTAGAATGCAGCATGCTGTGACTCATAGTAATGACCCGTATGTGGATGACTATTATCACCAAGCTTGTCTTGCAAAAAAGGCTCCTGTGGCGAAGTCAAAAAATTTGTTTTGCCCAACCCAGATAAGGGAAGTTCCTGCTCGATCTCGTTCTAATTCTGATCAGCATGCTTTTCTCCAGGTTGATGCCATGGGTAGGATTACATTCTCATCTATTCGACGCCCTCGGCCTCTTTTGGAGGTTGATCCTCCAAACTCTTCTGTTACCAGTAGCTCTGAGCAAGGCATTTCAGAAAAGCCTCTTGAACAGGAGCCTATGTTTGCAGCTAGAGTCACAATTGAGGATGGTCTGTGTTTGCTCCTTGATGTAGATGATATTGATCGTTTCCTAAAGTGTAATCAGCTACAAGATGGGGGAAGCCAATTAAGACGAAGACGACAGGTCCTGTTGGAAGGATTAGCAACTTCACTTCAGCTTGTTGACCCACTGGGGAAAAATGGACATAAAGTTGGACTTGCTGCTAAGGATGATGTAGTTTTCTTGAGATTAGTATCTATTGCCAAGGGACGTAAGCTCCTTGCAAAGTATCTTCGGTTGCTTCTTCCTGGTAGTGAACTTATGAGGATAGTCTCTATGGCAATCTTCCGTCATCTAAGATTCTTATTTGGTGGTCTCCCTGCAGATCCAGCATCTTTGGAGACTACAAGTAACCTTGCCAAAATTGTCTGCCAATGTGTTCAAGGAATGGATCTTGGTGCTCTCAGTGCTTGTCTTGCAGCAGTTGTTTGTTCTGCGGAGCAGCCTCCTCTTCGTCCTCTTGGAAGCTCTGCTGGAGATGGGGCTTCTCTTATTTTAGTATCTGTTCTTGAGAGGGCTACTGAACTTCTAACTGATCATCATGCTGCATGCAACTACAATATGGGTAATCGTTCGTTTTGGCAGGCCTCATTTGATGAATTCTTTGGCCTTCTGACGAAGTATTGCATGAATAAATACCAAAGTATCATGCAATCCCTGCTTATACAAAATCCAGCAAATGTCGATGACATTGGATCGGATGCAGCTAAAGCAATTAGTAAGGAAATGCCTGTTGAACTCCTTCGTGCAAGTCTCCCTCACACTGATGACCGCCAGCGGAAGTTATTACTGGATTTCGCACAGCGCTCGGTTCCTGTGGTTGGATTTAACAATAATGCAGGCAGTAGCGGCGGCAGTCATGTGAACTCAGAGACAGTGCTAAGTTGA